In one window of Buchnera aphidicola (Cavariella theobaldi) DNA:
- the trxA gene encoding thioredoxin TrxA translates to MNKIIELTDHNFEKKVLQSNTFVLVDFWAEWCNPCKMISIILDEIAQEYNEKIIVGKLNIENNPNTPPIYSIRSIPTLLLFSNQSVIATKVGAVSKIQLKDFLDKNIH, encoded by the coding sequence ATGAACAAAATAATTGAATTAACTGATCACAATTTTGAAAAAAAAGTATTACAATCAAACACTTTTGTTTTAGTGGATTTTTGGGCGGAATGGTGCAATCCTTGTAAAATGATTTCTATAATACTGGATGAAATTGCTCAAGAATATAATGAAAAAATAATAGTTGGAAAGCTGAATATCGAAAATAATCCCAATACTCCTCCCATATATTCCATCAGAAGCATTCCAACACTGTTATTATTTTCAAATCAATCCGTTATTGCTACAAAAGTAGGTGCTGTATCAAAAATACAGCTAAAAGATTTTCTAGATAAAAATATTCATTAA